The sequence AATGCCGTTAAGCGGTTGAGTTTGTGGTTATAATGAAGCAGGTGCCTCAGCGCCTGAGGCGCGTGACGTAAACCATCATAAAAATCAAAGGAGAAGCAGCCATGAATTACTTTACCATCGTGACCTATCACCCCAATAAAGGCCAAAGCGTGGCTGAATTAGAGGCTTTATACGCTGCGGTGGTGCCGAAATTTGCGCGGGTTCGCGGCTTGGTGCGCAAATATTTTGGCTACGATGTCGACAATAATACCGGCACCAGCGTGTATTTATGGAATAGTCGTGAAGAGGCCGAGGTGTTTTACGCCAAGCCCGCCTTCCAAGAAAGTTTTCGTGCGGCCTTTGGCTGCGATATTGCCAGCATACAGTATGTGCCCGTGCGGGCGATTTCTGAACATGAAGCCCGAGAGGGCGATGAGTGATGGATTAATAGCAAAACCTCACCTACAGGTGCTGGACCATGTTGGTGAGGTTGGGCGCGGGTAAGGCTACTGGTCGTAGCCGCTTTTTTGCCAAATGCCTTGATCGATCATGTACTGAATTTGTGGCGTCAATACCGTATCCTTATAGGTTTGATGCGAACCTTGGGGTTCAGAGGCGTAGAGGTTTTTAGGATAAAGGGGGCGTTCATATATAAGCTTGGCGCATTCGGTTCTGACGTCTTTAAGCCAATTGGTTGTGGCGGCGTGGGTGCGATGATGGCGTAAGGCCTCAATGTCGACCACGCCGTAGACGTAGGAAGAGCCGTTGGTGTCGTGTTGCTTACCAATGACGCGGCCTTTGTAGTCGATGATGGATGAGAGGCTGCCGGAGCAATCCACTGGCGCCTGGCTGTTTGGTTGTAGATAAACCGGTCCAAGGTTGGGCGCCAATACGTAGAAATTGTTTTCTAAGGCGCGAGCGCGGTTGGAAATGTCGAAAATATCGTTTTGGGTAAACGGTGTGGGCATGGAGGCGCGATAAACTACTTCAGCACCATTCACGGCGAGGCCGCGCCCGTTTTCGGGGAAATTACCTTCCATCGCCATCATCACGCCAAGGTTACCGATTTCAGTGTGGGCAACGGGCCAGAAAGCATCGAGTTGGTAGCCGTAGCGTTCAATCCATTGGTCAAATAAATCGTGGGGAGAGGCTGAGCGTTCGCACGGTAACAGGGCAGACATTTTGTGATGTTGCAGGATGATTTCGCCGTTAGGGTTGATGATGAAACCCACGTTGAACATGATGCCGGGCCAGTCGGCCTCTCTGACTTTGGCCTGAGCCATGATGTAAATTTGGTGCTTTTGAGCGAAAAGCGCGAGGCGGTCGGTTTCTGGGCCCGGGATGTCGATGGCGCCATCGGCCAAGAACTCGGCGACGGGCGTGTCTAAGGCTTCGTCGGTAAAGCCTTGCAGTGCGCCTTCAGGCAGCAGTAAAAGGCGTACCGGTAGGTCTAAAGAAGACAGCCAGATGGCGCCCTCTGCCAATTCTTCAATATGGTCTAAATTGCGCATGATGTCGGCGCGCCGATGAATGCCCCAAGTGGTGGGAATAAGGCCAACGACGCCATAGGGTTTAATCATGATGATGCTCCTTGTTCGTGAGTGTTGTTAGGGCTCTACACCTACTGTGGCAGCGGGGCGGAGTCGATTGGGAAACACTAGGCCGATTGGGCATGGGGCGGCAAAGCTTGATCGAGATGCGTGGCCGAAAAGTTTGGCTCATGCCACAATGGCTAATGATCGTACGCTGATAAGTTATCAGTGTGCTGATAATTTATAATGGATTAAAATGACTGAAAATGCAATGAAAGAAGATGAGTTTTTTTCGATCGCCCGTGGGCCCTTGGGTTATTTACTGCGTCAGGCTGCTAATGTGTACCGCACCAGAATGGAGTCGGCGCTACAGGAAATGGACGTGACAGGCCCACAATTCACGATTTTGACGATTATTGCCGAGTCACCAGGGTGTTCGAATGCAGATGTGGCGCGTTTGGCCCTATTGACGCCACAGACGGTGAGCCTCATTGTGGCCAAGCTGGTTGATTTGGGTTTGATTGAAAAGCAGGGGCATCCGATTTATAAGCGGGTACAGGTATTGACCATCACGGCGCAGGGCTTGCGTGTGTTGGATCAGTGTGCGGTTAAAGTGGCGGCTTTAGAGGCGAGCCTGTCGGCGGGCTTTAGCGCAGAAGAGGCGGCGGTGATTCGGCGTTGGATTGCGCATGTAATCGAGCAGCAGGCGCTTTAATTGAGGCTTAACGCGCGCTCAAAATCAGCCTGAAACTGGGGGGTATTGACGAAGCGCGCGGCTCGAAGCCGTTCTTGGCCTTCGATGAACAGCAGCAGCACCGGTAGGGTTAGGGCATGGAAGGTGCTGGCCACAGCCGGCAGAGCGCTGGCGTCTAGTTCGATGAAGCGTACCTGATCATGGTGGGCCAGCCGGGCGGCGAGCTGTGGTTTGAGCGCATGGCAAACGCCGCAGTGTGGGCTACCAATGTAGACAAATACCGCAGGCAGGCTGTTGATGAGGACTAAGGCCTCATCTAGGCTGGCGATGGGGGTGAATAGCTTAGCGCTCATCGTTTGCGTCCTGTGTCGGGACTTCTAGGCTGACGCGACCATTGGGCCCGACGTG comes from Neisseriaceae bacterium CLB008 and encodes:
- a CDS encoding thioredoxin family protein translates to MSAKLFTPIASLDEALVLINSLPAVFVYIGSPHCGVCHALKPQLAARLAHHDQVRFIELDASALPAVASTFHALTLPVLLLFIEGQERLRAARFVNTPQFQADFERALSLN
- a CDS encoding nitrilase-related carbon-nitrogen hydrolase; translated protein: MIKPYGVVGLIPTTWGIHRRADIMRNLDHIEELAEGAIWLSSLDLPVRLLLLPEGALQGFTDEALDTPVAEFLADGAIDIPGPETDRLALFAQKHQIYIMAQAKVREADWPGIMFNVGFIINPNGEIILQHHKMSALLPCERSASPHDLFDQWIERYGYQLDAFWPVAHTEIGNLGVMMAMEGNFPENGRGLAVNGAEVVYRASMPTPFTQNDIFDISNRARALENNFYVLAPNLGPVYLQPNSQAPVDCSGSLSSIIDYKGRVIGKQHDTNGSSYVYGVVDIEALRHHRTHAATTNWLKDVRTECAKLIYERPLYPKNLYASEPQGSHQTYKDTVLTPQIQYMIDQGIWQKSGYDQ
- a CDS encoding MarR family winged helix-turn-helix transcriptional regulator; its protein translation is MTENAMKEDEFFSIARGPLGYLLRQAANVYRTRMESALQEMDVTGPQFTILTIIAESPGCSNADVARLALLTPQTVSLIVAKLVDLGLIEKQGHPIYKRVQVLTITAQGLRVLDQCAVKVAALEASLSAGFSAEEAAVIRRWIAHVIEQQAL